The genomic segment GTACGCTCGCTAACCTAATCGACTCGGTAGGGAGCGACAACGACCTCGATGCGCTGGAACTCCTTGAGGTCGGAGTACCCGGTCGTCGCCATCGAACGCCGCAGGGCGCCCATGAGGTTCGCGGTGCCGTCGGCCACGGGCGAGGGCCCGTAGAGGATCTGCTCGAGCGAGGCGACCTGTCCCACCTCCACCCGGCTCCCGCGCGGGAGCTGCGAGTGGTGCGCCTCGGCGCCCCAGTGGTAGCCGCCACCCGGCGCGTCGGATGCCCGGGCCAGCGTGGTGCCGAGCATCACGGCGTCGGCGCCCATGGCGATCGCCTTGACGATGTCGCCCGAGGTGCCGAGGCCGCCGTCTGCGATGACGTGGACGTAACGGCCGCCCGACTCGTCGAGGTAGTCGCGGCGTGCGCCCGCCACGTCGGCGACGGCGGTCGCCATCGGGGCGTGGATGCCGAGGGTGGCGCGGGTGGTCGAGGCGGCCCCGCCGCCGAAGCCGACGAGCACGCCCGCCGCGCCCGTGCGCATGAGGTGGAGCGCCGCGGTGTAGGTCGCGGCGCCGCCCACGATGACGGGCACGTCGAGCTCGTAGATGAACTTCTTCAGGTTGAGCGGCTCGACCGACTTCGAGACGTGCTCAGCGGAGACCGTCGTGCCGCGGATCACGAAGAGGTCGACGCCGGCGGCGACCACCGTCTCGTAGAGCTCCTGGGTGCGCTGCGGCGACAGCGCGCCCGCGACCGTGACGCCCGAGGCGCGGATCTCGGCCAGTCGTGCGGCGACCAGCTCGCGCTTGATGGGCTCGGAGTAGATCTCCTGCATCCGGTTCGTCGCCCGGTCGGCCGGGAGCGCACGGATCTCGGCGAGGTAGGGCTCTGGATCCTCGTAGCGGGTCCACAGACCCTCGAGGTCGAGCACGCCGACTCCGCCGAGCTGGCCGATCATGATCGCCGTCTGGGGTGAGACGACCGAGTCCATCGGCGCGGCGAGCACCGGGATGTCGAAGTGGAACGCGTCGATCGACCAGCCGATAGAGACGTCCTCGGGGTCGCGGGTGCGGCGCGAGGGCACGACCGCGATGTCGTCGAAGGCGTACACGCGGCGACCGCGCTTGGCGCGACCGATCTCGATTTCCATCACGCTTCATCCTATCCATCTGTCCTCGCGCGGCCCGGGGCACTAGCCTCGCGGCATGAGCGAGTTCGCCGTCAAGGACGACCTGCTGGACGCGCAGACCCTTCGGGCGGCGTCCGCCGCGATCTTCGGGGGCGCCGACATCGTCGAGTGCGTGCAGATCGCGCAGAGGGTGACAGGCACCGACCTCGACAGCTGGCACGACGAATGGCATCGGGCCGGAGAGACCGCGTACTCGATCGGCGTCACGGCCGAGGCCGCCGGGCAGACCGAGACGGCGCGGCTCGCCTTCCTCCGTGCCTGCACCTACTTCCGGACGTCGGGACTCGTGCTGCTCGAGGCTCCCGTCGACCCACGCTTGGTCGACAGCGTCGCGCGCCAGCGCGACGCCTTCCGCCGGGCGATCGCGCACTTCCGCACCCCGGTCGAGCCGATCGAGATCCCGTTCGAGGGGATCACGCTTCCCGGATACCACTTCCGCGCCGCGGCCGACGGGGCACGGCGCGCGACCGTGATCCTCGTGAACGGCTACGACGGCACGGTCGAGGAGAGCTACTTCTTCAACGCGCAAGCGGCGCTCGATCGCGGCTACGACGTGGTCGCCTTCGACGGGCCGGGGCAGGGCTCGGTGCTCGTCGAGCAGGGTGTGCACCTTCGACCGGACTGGGAGAACGTGATCGCGCCTGTCATGGACTGGGTGCTCGAGCAGCCCACGACTGACCCGGACCGGGTGGCGATCATCGGCCTGAGCCTCGGCGGATACCTGGCCCCGCGCGCCGCGAGCGGTGAGCACCGGCTCGCCGCCTGCATCGCCGACTCGGGCTTCTACGACATGTTCGACTCCGCCGTCGCGCGCATCCCCGCCCCGCTCCGCAGCAGGGCGACCGAGGACAGCGGCGCGCTCGCCGGCATCCTCGGGGGCCTGTTCGAGTCGAGGCTGAGGAAGCCCACCGAGGGGTGGGCCATGCGGAGAGGGCTCTACGTCAACGGCGTCGACTCGATGACCGGGTTCCTCACCGACGCCCGGCGCTACACGCTCAAGGGCGTCGCCGAGCGGATCACGTGCCCCACGCTCGTCTGCCACGCCGAGAACGACGACATCGCCGCCTCCGCCCCCGACCTGTTCGCCGCGCTCACGGTGGAGCGGAAGCAGCTCATCACGTTCACGGTCGCCGAGGGGGCGGGGCAGCACTGCGAGCTGGGCGCTCGCCAGCTCTACCTGGCGCGGTCGTTCGGGTGGCTCGACTCGATCCTCGACCCGCGGCGACCGGGCTGATCGCGCGGACGGAGGGGACCGAGTCGACCGAGGGCGCTCAGCGCTTGTAGTTCGGCGCTTCGACGACCATCTGCACGTCGTGCGGGTGCGACTCCTTGAGCCCCGCCGCGGTGATGCGGACGAACTTGCCCTTGGCCTTCAGCTCGGGGATGGTGCGCGCGCCGACGTAGAACATCGACTGACGCAGGCCCCCCGCGAGCTGGTACGCCACGCTCGACAGCGGACCGCGGTAGGGGACCTGGCCCTCGATGCCCTCGGCGATCAGCTTGTCGTCGCTGGGCACATCCGACTGGAAGTAGCGGTCCTTCGAGTACGACGTGCGCTCGCCGCGCGTCTGGAGCGCGCCGAGCGACCCCATCCCGCGGTAGGTCTTGAACTGCTTGCCGTTCTGGAACACCAGGTCTCCAGGGCTCTCGTCGCACCCGGCGAGGAGCGAACCCAGCATGACCGTGTCGGCCCCGGCGACGAGGGCCTTCGCGATGTCGCCGGAGTACTGGAGCCCGCCGTCGGCGATGACCGGGACGTCCTTCTCGCGCGCCGCCTGGTACGCCTCCCACACCGCGGTCACCTGGGGCACGCCGACACCCGCGACGACGCGCGTGGTGCAGATCGAGCCGGGTCCCACGCCGACCTTGATGGCGTCGGCGCCCGCATCGACGAGCGCCTGGGCGCCGGAGCGGGTGGCGACGTTGCCGCCGATGACGTCGACGCCCGCGAACGCGGAGTCGGCCTTGAGGCGACGGATGATGTCGAGCACGCCGGCGCTGTCGCCGTTCGCCGTGTCGACGACGATGACGTCGACGCCGGCGTCGAGCAGCTGGCCGGCTCGCTGCCAGGCGTCTCCGAAGAAGCCGATGGCGGCGCCGACCCGGAGCCGGCCGGCCTCGTCCTTCGTGGCGTTCGGGTACTTCTCGCTCTTGTCGAAGTCCTTGACGGTGATGAGTCCGCTGAGGCGGCCGTCGTCGTCGACGATGGGGAGCTTCTCGATCTTGTGCTGCGCGAAGATCGCGACGGCGTCATCGGGATCGACCCCGACCCGGGCCGTGATGAGCGGCATGGGCGTCATCACGTCGCGCACGAGGGTCGTCGCCTTCTCGAACTGCGAGACGAAGCGCATGTCGCGGTTCGTGACGATGCCGACGAGCACGCCCGAGCCGTCGACCACGGGGAGGCCGCTCACCCGGTAACGGCCGCAGAGCTCGTCGACCTCCGCCACGGTGGCGTCGGCGGTGGTGGTCACCGGGTCGGTGACCATGCCCGACTCCGAGCGCTTCACGCGGTCGACCTGCTCGGCCT from the Cnuibacter physcomitrellae genome contains:
- a CDS encoding GuaB3 family IMP dehydrogenase-related protein, coding for MEIEIGRAKRGRRVYAFDDIAVVPSRRTRDPEDVSIGWSIDAFHFDIPVLAAPMDSVVSPQTAIMIGQLGGVGVLDLEGLWTRYEDPEPYLAEIRALPADRATNRMQEIYSEPIKRELVAARLAEIRASGVTVAGALSPQRTQELYETVVAAGVDLFVIRGTTVSAEHVSKSVEPLNLKKFIYELDVPVIVGGAATYTAALHLMRTGAAGVLVGFGGGAASTTRATLGIHAPMATAVADVAGARRDYLDESGGRYVHVIADGGLGTSGDIVKAIAMGADAVMLGTTLARASDAPGGGYHWGAEAHHSQLPRGSRVEVGQVASLEQILYGPSPVADGTANLMGALRRSMATTGYSDLKEFQRIEVVVAPYRVD
- a CDS encoding alpha/beta hydrolase family protein, whose protein sequence is MSEFAVKDDLLDAQTLRAASAAIFGGADIVECVQIAQRVTGTDLDSWHDEWHRAGETAYSIGVTAEAAGQTETARLAFLRACTYFRTSGLVLLEAPVDPRLVDSVARQRDAFRRAIAHFRTPVEPIEIPFEGITLPGYHFRAAADGARRATVILVNGYDGTVEESYFFNAQAALDRGYDVVAFDGPGQGSVLVEQGVHLRPDWENVIAPVMDWVLEQPTTDPDRVAIIGLSLGGYLAPRAASGEHRLAACIADSGFYDMFDSAVARIPAPLRSRATEDSGALAGILGGLFESRLRKPTEGWAMRRGLYVNGVDSMTGFLTDARRYTLKGVAERITCPTLVCHAENDDIAASAPDLFAALTVERKQLITFTVAEGAGQHCELGARQLYLARSFGWLDSILDPRRPG
- the guaB gene encoding IMP dehydrogenase codes for the protein MENDPFGTLGLTYDDVMLLPGHTDVIPSEADTSSRLTRRIQVAVPLLSAAMDTVTESRMAVAMARQGGLGILHRNLSIADQAEQVDRVKRSESGMVTDPVTTTADATVAEVDELCGRYRVSGLPVVDGSGVLVGIVTNRDMRFVSQFEKATTLVRDVMTPMPLITARVGVDPDDAVAIFAQHKIEKLPIVDDDGRLSGLITVKDFDKSEKYPNATKDEAGRLRVGAAIGFFGDAWQRAGQLLDAGVDVIVVDTANGDSAGVLDIIRRLKADSAFAGVDVIGGNVATRSGAQALVDAGADAIKVGVGPGSICTTRVVAGVGVPQVTAVWEAYQAAREKDVPVIADGGLQYSGDIAKALVAGADTVMLGSLLAGCDESPGDLVFQNGKQFKTYRGMGSLGALQTRGERTSYSKDRYFQSDVPSDDKLIAEGIEGQVPYRGPLSSVAYQLAGGLRQSMFYVGARTIPELKAKGKFVRITAAGLKESHPHDVQMVVEAPNYKR